A part of Bacillus rossius redtenbacheri isolate Brsri chromosome 1, Brsri_v3, whole genome shotgun sequence genomic DNA contains:
- the LOC134528265 gene encoding protein lin-52 homolog — translation MSENRRKQEIRQRPVLQDDVTLSIVEKSLNEMADDAEPGKIQCEATLLDESLLSMEKLDRTSPELWPEQIPGVSEFASYSKTTNSSPQPWTKGLDNNDLNLLNHLSSLTATEMIAEVKKLHDIAYQLGREEAKEMTRGKYLNILPRRRR, via the exons ATGAGCGAAAATCGACGAAAACAAGAAATTCGCCAACGACCTGTTTTGCAGG ATGACGTCACGTTGAGCATCGTGGAGAAAAGTTTAAACGAAATGGCTGATGACGCTGAGCCCGGGAAAATTCAATGTG AGGCTACGTTACTGGACGAAAGTCTGTTGAGTATGGAGAAGCTCGATAGAACTTCTCCAGAACTGTGGCCTGAACAAA TTCCTGGTGTTTCTGAGTTTGCTTCATACTCCAAGACTACAAATTCATCGCCTCAGCCGTGGACAAAAGGATTGGACAACAATGATTTGAACCTCTTGAATC ATTTAAGTAGTTTGACTGCTACCGAAATGATAGCCGAGGTGAAGAAATTGCACGACATTGCTTATCAACTTGGCAGAGAGGAGGCTAAAGAAATGACCCgaggaaaatatttaaacatcTTGCCTCGGAGAAGACGATAA